A window of Flavobacterium flavigenum contains these coding sequences:
- the corA gene encoding magnesium/cobalt transporter CorA translates to MRKIKYKQGRKLQHITLEYTGTHKDHETEMQLFVYDDSDIIEYEKFTVLALNSCFDYTKNNWLNIHGLNDIDLIKTIGDHFQFDDFLIADILNTTKRTKLEEQQDILFFNIKSLLPSEYSDGLKVEQLSFILKDGILISFQEKRSDFFTHIRERIRTHAGIVRTKKVDYLLYLLLDAVMENFYITIEDEENNIEELINLTKKGADPVILEKIENHRDNFNFLKRSILPLRDSLYYLKTIKDDDETNGLIQKETFNFFVRLHQKSLELLEQIESDMSSLESASNFYFSEQSRKMNEIMKTLTIISAVFIPLTFIVGVYGMNFDNMPELHAQNGYFIVMGIMFLLVIALIIYFKKRHWF, encoded by the coding sequence ATGAGAAAGATAAAATACAAACAGGGACGAAAGCTGCAACATATCACTTTAGAGTATACTGGGACTCACAAAGATCATGAAACAGAGATGCAACTTTTTGTATATGACGATTCAGATATTATTGAATATGAAAAGTTTACCGTTTTAGCCCTAAATTCCTGCTTTGATTATACTAAAAATAACTGGCTCAATATTCATGGATTAAACGATATTGATCTTATTAAAACAATCGGCGATCATTTTCAATTTGATGATTTTTTAATCGCCGATATTTTAAACACTACCAAAAGAACCAAACTCGAGGAACAGCAGGACATTTTATTTTTTAACATTAAATCACTTTTACCTTCAGAATATTCAGACGGACTTAAAGTAGAACAGCTCAGTTTTATTTTAAAGGACGGAATACTCATTTCGTTTCAGGAAAAACGAAGCGACTTCTTTACACATATCCGGGAACGTATTCGCACGCATGCTGGAATTGTAAGAACCAAAAAGGTAGATTATCTGCTTTATTTGTTGTTGGATGCCGTAATGGAAAATTTTTATATTACGATAGAAGATGAAGAGAATAATATCGAGGAATTAATAAATTTAACTAAAAAAGGGGCAGATCCGGTTATTTTAGAGAAAATCGAAAACCATCGTGATAATTTTAATTTTTTGAAACGCTCTATTTTACCGCTTCGGGATTCTTTGTATTATCTGAAAACAATTAAAGATGATGATGAAACGAATGGTCTTATTCAAAAAGAGACTTTTAATTTCTTTGTCAGACTGCATCAAAAAAGCCTTGAACTTTTGGAACAGATAGAATCAGATATGAGCTCTTTGGAAAGCGCCTCAAATTTTTATTTTTCGGAACAAAGCCGTAAAATGAATGAAATCATGAAAACCCTCACCATCATTTCGGCAGTTTTTATTCCGCTTACTTTTATTGTTGGAGTATATGGGATGAACTTTGATAATATGCCCGAATTACATGCCCAAAACGGTTACTTTATTGTCATGGGAATTATGTTTTTACTAGTTATCGCCCTGATTATCTATTTTAAGAAAAGACATTGGTTTTAA
- a CDS encoding carbonic anhydrase family protein, whose product MKTLTKEMQAAITPSKALELLKEGNQRFVSNLKINRNLLQQANETSDGQHPFAVILSCIDSRTSAELIFDQGLGDIFSVRIAGNIINEDILGSMEFGCKVAGSKIIVVLGHTKCGAVKGACDHVEMGNLTALLTKIRPAVDDETQTKENRNSGNPDFVENVSVINVKRTVKSIMERSPILKEMIEKGEIGIVGGTHDITTGEVAFLADTMIFK is encoded by the coding sequence ATGAAAACGTTAACTAAAGAAATGCAGGCCGCAATTACTCCTTCAAAAGCCTTAGAGTTACTAAAAGAAGGAAACCAAAGGTTTGTAAGCAACCTGAAAATAAACCGTAATCTTCTGCAGCAGGCTAATGAAACTTCAGACGGCCAGCATCCTTTTGCCGTAATCCTGAGCTGTATTGACAGCAGAACTTCGGCGGAACTAATTTTTGACCAGGGTCTTGGGGATATTTTCAGTGTGCGTATTGCCGGAAATATCATCAATGAAGACATTTTAGGCAGCATGGAATTTGGCTGCAAAGTCGCTGGGTCAAAAATCATTGTTGTATTGGGCCACACAAAATGCGGGGCAGTAAAAGGTGCCTGCGACCACGTTGAAATGGGGAATTTAACCGCACTGCTTACAAAAATAAGACCAGCGGTTGATGATGAAACCCAGACAAAAGAAAATCGCAATTCTGGAAATCCTGATTTTGTAGAAAACGTATCGGTAATCAATGTGAAACGCACCGTGAAATCCATTATGGAAAGAAGTCCTATCTTAAAAGAAATGATTGAAAAGGGAGAGATAGGAATCGTAGGCGGAACTCATGATATTACAACAGGGGAAGTCGCCTTTTTAGCTGACACAATGATTTTTAAATAA
- a CDS encoding acetate/propionate family kinase gives MKILIINSGSSSIKYQLMVMPENEVICSGMIDRIGLETSNITFKTAENSIEEIVSIPTHKVGLQKVAEMLLDTEKGVIKSTSEIAAVGHRVVHGGSYFSDTTIITDEVKEKIKELSELAPLHNPAHLVGINVAEEIFSEASQVAVFDTAFHQTIPVEAYKYAIPNYLLTENKVRVYGFHGTSHKYVSEKAIDYLESNSKIITIHLGNGCSMAAIKDGKSIDTTMGFSPANGLIMGTRAGDIDQSVIFYLIKNLGYTADEVNAILLKQSGMLGLTGYSDLRDIESEAEKANKDCQLALLMNAYRIKKTIGAYTAALNGLDAIAFTAGIGENSSYMRKLVCADMDYFGIEIDDEKNQIRSREIREINKANSRAKVLVVPTDEEFEIASQVYHLLQN, from the coding sequence ATGAAAATATTAATAATAAACTCAGGAAGTTCATCAATTAAATATCAGTTAATGGTTATGCCGGAAAACGAAGTAATTTGTTCAGGGATGATTGACAGGATTGGACTTGAAACTTCAAATATCACTTTTAAAACTGCTGAAAATTCAATAGAAGAAATAGTATCGATTCCAACACACAAAGTCGGTCTTCAGAAAGTAGCTGAAATGCTGTTGGATACTGAAAAAGGAGTGATTAAATCGACTTCAGAAATTGCTGCCGTTGGACATCGTGTTGTACATGGAGGAAGTTATTTTTCGGATACAACTATTATAACTGATGAGGTGAAAGAAAAAATAAAAGAACTTTCTGAATTGGCACCTCTGCACAATCCAGCACATTTGGTTGGAATAAATGTTGCTGAAGAAATCTTTTCAGAAGCCAGTCAGGTAGCTGTTTTTGATACAGCTTTTCATCAGACGATTCCGGTTGAGGCTTATAAATATGCAATTCCGAATTATCTTTTGACAGAGAATAAAGTACGTGTTTATGGTTTTCACGGCACAAGCCACAAGTATGTTTCTGAAAAAGCTATCGACTATTTAGAGAGCAATTCCAAAATAATTACCATTCATTTAGGCAATGGCTGTAGTATGGCTGCGATAAAAGATGGAAAAAGTATCGATACTACAATGGGTTTTTCACCAGCCAATGGTTTGATAATGGGAACCCGTGCCGGAGATATTGATCAGTCGGTTATTTTTTATCTGATAAAAAACCTAGGCTACACAGCTGATGAAGTGAATGCCATTTTATTAAAACAAAGCGGAATGCTTGGACTGACGGGTTACAGTGATTTGCGTGATATTGAATCAGAAGCTGAAAAAGCAAATAAAGACTGCCAATTGGCTTTATTAATGAATGCATATCGAATTAAAAAAACAATCGGGGCTTACACAGCAGCATTAAATGGTTTAGATGCCATTGCTTTTACAGCCGGAATTGGCGAGAATTCTTCGTATATGCGAAAACTGGTTTGTGCTGATATGGATTATTTCGGAATTGAAATCGACGACGAAAAAAATCAAATCCGTTCCAGGGAAATAAGGGAAATCAATAAAGCTAATTCAAGAGCAAAGGTTTTGGTAGTTCCTACAGATGAGGAGTTTGAAATTGCTAGTCAGGTATATCATTTACTACAGAATTAG
- a CDS encoding HD domain-containing protein codes for MSVTIDREIGIDDLELVKLLQSRKSEFLPHIKEVYEKVKNVLEQRIPHVFPNYTLHNIGHSLRIIKNMASIVEDIDQLDELEIAILILSALLHDVGMAVSEEDIKLIKNDDFPYFEIKYSAVVKTIEDEELALQEYVRMFHSSLSAKYIQEELKGKFDIPRLSLNFTKELALICESHTKGFDWITSNLTVNELKGDYRFNSQFLACVLRLADILDIDSNRTPFNLYQLISPTGISKEEWDQHFIISNNQKIKKDSKTGLKTIYFTGQCESPHTHRKILTYIDWVAYEITNCTQLANTMSSQYNLLYDTTPEVQIQTIGYTFSDYKMKLDYKAISALLMGEKIYGDKSLGLRELIQNSIDSCKIRQEIVNENLQIGAEKYVPKIKIIINEAQNEVTIKDNGTGMSLEIIKKHFLNIGVSYYTSKDFKLRDLAYKPIGNFGIGFLSCFMLSDEVKVITRYYKSSDRYLINLEKNNEYTSLTKAEDHSLDGTEIILNYKNFINVFENNSAKVVAFMNKYFLTDDIQVELYDNSNVPILISNNLKTVTVPDGLIKIDLSNYLKDIEGYALIKKKSDYVSSINHIDFKGTLFQYSCDGIKIVQDTSAIDIDNFIINSELKYYNIPIVRTAMENDFLSILKYNDLEDTIDKLERDLEWISVIVPNNLDLDFKDFEFANIGDYLYDNLGYENLIELGHSNNCKTYATYEKVNLFEGKTNELYLPFQSVILSKNTFYYRRYEEKRKELYVRNVLINNFRYEAPTQAKIFDIEMIMVNLNSRKFVPDISRNNFDYPTSLDINYIIGKAIHLGAFHNLGLEDDKKFTLKKFIQSYYCEKSEFEI; via the coding sequence ATGAGCGTAACAATAGACAGAGAAATCGGTATCGACGATTTAGAACTTGTAAAGCTACTTCAGAGTAGAAAAAGTGAATTTCTTCCCCACATAAAAGAAGTCTACGAAAAAGTAAAAAATGTACTGGAGCAAAGAATCCCGCATGTTTTTCCCAATTATACACTGCACAATATAGGTCATTCGCTCAGGATCATAAAAAACATGGCCAGTATTGTTGAAGACATCGACCAACTGGATGAATTAGAAATTGCCATATTAATATTGTCGGCCCTACTTCATGATGTCGGAATGGCGGTAAGTGAAGAGGATATAAAATTGATCAAAAATGATGATTTTCCCTATTTTGAAATAAAATATTCCGCGGTAGTTAAAACTATTGAAGATGAAGAGTTGGCATTGCAAGAATATGTGAGAATGTTTCATTCCTCACTTTCTGCCAAATATATACAGGAAGAGTTAAAGGGTAAATTTGACATTCCCAGATTATCGCTTAATTTCACAAAAGAACTCGCGTTAATCTGCGAAAGCCATACTAAAGGATTTGACTGGATAACAAGTAATTTGACAGTAAATGAGTTGAAAGGAGACTACAGATTTAATTCGCAGTTTCTAGCCTGCGTGCTTCGGCTGGCCGACATTTTGGATATCGATTCAAATAGAACTCCTTTTAATCTTTACCAATTGATTTCTCCAACCGGGATCAGCAAAGAGGAATGGGACCAGCATTTCATTATTTCAAATAATCAAAAAATAAAAAAAGACTCAAAAACCGGTCTTAAAACAATTTACTTTACGGGTCAGTGCGAAAGTCCACATACCCATCGAAAAATATTGACCTATATTGACTGGGTCGCCTATGAGATCACAAACTGTACGCAGTTAGCCAATACGATGTCTTCCCAATATAATCTGCTCTATGACACCACCCCAGAGGTCCAAATACAGACCATAGGCTACACCTTTTCAGATTACAAAATGAAACTTGATTATAAGGCCATCAGTGCGCTTTTGATGGGAGAAAAAATATATGGAGACAAATCTTTAGGCTTGCGCGAACTCATACAGAACTCTATAGATTCCTGCAAAATAAGACAGGAAATCGTAAATGAAAATCTGCAGATCGGTGCAGAAAAGTATGTGCCAAAAATCAAGATTATCATCAACGAAGCACAAAATGAAGTTACTATTAAGGATAATGGTACGGGAATGTCTCTGGAAATCATCAAAAAGCATTTCCTAAACATAGGCGTGTCCTATTATACTTCGAAAGATTTCAAGTTAAGGGATCTGGCCTATAAGCCCATCGGAAATTTCGGAATTGGTTTTCTTTCCTGTTTCATGCTTTCGGACGAGGTAAAAGTAATAACAAGATATTACAAATCTTCTGACAGATACTTAATAAATCTCGAAAAGAATAACGAGTATACATCTTTAACGAAAGCAGAAGATCATTCACTTGACGGAACCGAAATTATTCTAAATTACAAAAATTTTATTAATGTTTTTGAAAATAATTCTGCTAAGGTTGTTGCTTTTATGAATAAATATTTCCTTACTGACGATATTCAGGTAGAACTCTATGACAATTCAAATGTTCCCATTTTAATTTCAAATAATTTAAAGACAGTAACAGTACCTGATGGCTTGATCAAAATTGATTTAAGCAATTATTTAAAAGATATTGAGGGATATGCACTTATTAAAAAGAAAAGCGATTATGTTTCTAGTATCAATCATATTGATTTTAAAGGAACTTTATTTCAATATTCCTGTGACGGAATCAAAATCGTGCAAGATACATCAGCAATAGATATCGATAATTTTATAATTAATAGTGAGCTGAAATATTACAACATTCCAATTGTCAGAACTGCTATGGAAAATGACTTCCTAAGTATTTTAAAATATAATGATTTGGAAGACACTATTGATAAGCTGGAAAGGGATTTGGAATGGATTTCGGTAATTGTACCCAATAACTTAGATTTAGATTTTAAAGATTTTGAATTTGCCAATATAGGCGATTATTTGTATGATAATTTAGGATACGAAAATTTAATTGAGTTAGGTCACTCCAATAATTGCAAAACTTATGCAACATATGAAAAAGTCAATTTATTTGAGGGAAAAACTAATGAACTCTATTTGCCTTTTCAGTCCGTGATATTATCCAAAAATACCTTTTATTACAGGAGATATGAGGAAAAACGAAAAGAATTGTACGTTCGAAATGTACTAATTAACAACTTTAGATATGAAGCGCCAACACAAGCTAAAATATTCGATATTGAAATGATTATGGTGAACTTAAATTCCAGAAAATTTGTTCCTGATATATCAAGAAATAATTTTGACTATCCTACGAGTTTAGATATAAACTACATAATAGGGAAAGCAATACACCTTGGCGCCTTTCATAATCTCGGTTTAGAAGATGATAAAAAGTTCACTTTGAAAAAGTTCATTCAATCTTATTACTGTGAAAAGAGCGAATTCGAAATTTAA
- a CDS encoding AAA family ATPase → MAAYKISSLTIKNFKCFDHIVFDFSSNSLVVFDGPNGYGKTTAFEALEVLLTKTPRKLAKVKLDKRYKYKNSPIHKAENLPIEIAAVFESEAEQILNIKRIIPAADLRQSKKNNIGLIFNDSVLYIDNVQSSEQALEEALEFKNLDNLFNVLNYVEQDENTYFLKEDPKERYKALISLLGGSEERILYDKTIEFCRKTSEKVHQLNLAINAINTPNTETLKDDGQQVHYKALLPGLSPLLPWDSQLITNTNLDLHNSYLVEIKKVENLFEMKTAIQNVLAIKKLNDIINNNAVLQSFVENFWNIQNFAVLEEEDKKRKENDNQISGYISLITLIDNKRYSEILSDKQLFDLEDKTEKPALDFNLLRTQLTLTISLIESLSVQNQILSDLKDKREGLNKVIEAHKSVLELKDGECYTCGYNWQTTEQLKQQIEETEVKIFSSYTRENDRLESMKLALENDFLKVIKSFIENQAEKLTKENGLLISPYRFQNLKNSFSALNSQSAELASLFSAEELKEIMSYINMRTIENLENAVLKLVELISRKRPEIDSSINIDQVINDFNFYFSGKIEELNVLESEDLKNKRLYVQHQYYNAINQTLQGLVQRKEKLEHIYDEINGIGLKIDQKIRQYTKSIVEKISIPFYIFTGKILQNHTLGSGLLLILDIDKENSQIYIRPKQRDQEVTYTLSSGQLAATVISLMLVLNKVFNNSKLGTIFIDDPLQTLDEINSHSLVELLKYNFSDQQIILSTHEDRYSQFLQYKFNKFNLSNKSLRLKDLT, encoded by the coding sequence ATGGCAGCCTATAAAATTTCCAGTCTTACAATTAAAAATTTTAAATGTTTTGACCATATTGTTTTTGATTTTAGCAGCAACAGCCTTGTGGTGTTTGACGGACCCAACGGTTACGGTAAAACCACCGCTTTTGAGGCATTGGAAGTACTGCTTACAAAAACGCCGCGAAAACTGGCCAAAGTCAAACTTGATAAGCGTTACAAATACAAAAACAGCCCTATCCATAAGGCTGAAAATCTGCCTATTGAAATTGCTGCCGTCTTTGAGTCTGAAGCAGAACAGATTCTAAATATAAAAAGGATAATTCCCGCCGCCGATTTGCGCCAGTCAAAAAAAAACAATATTGGCTTGATATTCAATGATTCCGTATTGTACATTGATAATGTGCAGTCAAGTGAGCAGGCGCTGGAAGAAGCGTTGGAATTTAAAAATCTTGACAATCTCTTTAACGTCCTAAACTACGTAGAACAGGACGAAAATACCTATTTTTTAAAAGAAGATCCTAAAGAAAGGTATAAAGCGCTTATTTCACTGCTTGGAGGCAGTGAAGAAAGGATATTGTATGACAAAACCATTGAGTTCTGCAGGAAAACAAGTGAAAAAGTACATCAGCTAAACTTGGCAATTAACGCTATAAATACGCCGAATACAGAGACATTGAAGGACGATGGACAGCAGGTGCACTACAAAGCGCTGCTGCCGGGACTTTCCCCTCTCCTGCCCTGGGATTCACAGCTCATTACCAATACTAATCTGGATCTACACAATTCCTACCTTGTAGAGATTAAAAAGGTGGAAAATCTCTTTGAGATGAAAACTGCGATCCAAAATGTTTTAGCGATAAAAAAGCTAAACGATATAATAAACAATAATGCCGTGCTGCAGTCTTTCGTGGAGAACTTTTGGAACATCCAGAATTTTGCAGTTCTGGAAGAAGAAGACAAAAAACGAAAAGAAAATGATAATCAGATCTCAGGCTATATATCCCTGATAACTTTGATTGATAATAAACGCTACTCGGAAATTTTATCGGATAAGCAACTTTTTGATCTGGAAGACAAAACCGAAAAACCTGCGCTGGATTTTAACCTGCTGCGTACGCAACTTACCCTTACGATATCATTAATTGAAAGCCTTAGTGTACAGAATCAGATACTCTCTGATCTTAAGGATAAAAGGGAGGGACTTAATAAAGTGATCGAAGCACATAAAAGTGTACTTGAGCTTAAAGACGGCGAATGCTACACCTGCGGTTACAACTGGCAGACTACCGAGCAGCTTAAGCAGCAGATCGAGGAAACTGAAGTAAAGATTTTCAGCTCTTACACCAGAGAAAATGACAGGCTGGAAAGCATGAAGCTCGCGTTGGAAAACGACTTTTTAAAAGTAATAAAATCATTTATTGAAAATCAGGCTGAAAAGTTAACAAAAGAAAATGGACTGCTTATCAGTCCATACCGATTTCAAAACCTTAAAAACAGCTTTTCCGCACTAAATTCCCAGTCAGCCGAGCTGGCATCATTATTTTCTGCAGAAGAGCTGAAGGAGATCATGTCATACATCAATATGCGTACTATTGAAAATCTAGAAAACGCTGTTTTAAAGCTGGTGGAGCTCATCAGCAGAAAAAGACCTGAAATTGACAGCAGCATCAATATTGATCAGGTCATCAATGACTTTAATTTCTATTTTTCAGGAAAAATTGAAGAGCTGAATGTTTTAGAAAGCGAAGATTTAAAAAACAAACGACTCTATGTGCAGCATCAGTACTACAATGCAATCAACCAGACATTGCAAGGTCTTGTGCAGCGCAAAGAAAAACTGGAACATATCTATGATGAAATCAATGGTATAGGGTTAAAAATAGATCAAAAAATAAGGCAGTATACCAAGAGTATTGTGGAAAAAATCAGCATCCCGTTTTACATCTTTACAGGTAAAATACTGCAGAACCACACACTGGGTTCTGGATTGCTGCTGATTTTGGATATAGACAAGGAAAACTCGCAAATATACATAAGGCCTAAGCAGCGGGATCAGGAAGTGACTTACACCTTATCGTCAGGACAGCTGGCTGCAACGGTAATTTCCTTGATGCTGGTGCTTAACAAAGTCTTCAATAATTCTAAACTGGGTACGATTTTTATCGATGACCCGCTGCAGACTTTAGATGAGATAAATTCGCATTCACTGGTCGAGTTGCTCAAATACAATTTCAGCGATCAGCAGATTATATTATCAACCCATGAGGACAGGTATTCTCAGTTTTTACAATATAAATTCAATAAGTTCAATTTATCCAATAAAAGCCTACGGCTGAAAGATCTTACCTAA
- a CDS encoding TetR/AcrR family transcriptional regulator, with the protein MEFQVKFDINEKIFLRNPENSEVGRLMVKKAIDLIYELGFEQFTFKKLAMEINSTEATIYRYFENKHRLLLYILNWYWSYMEFLVTFKLENVTDKKERLKIIVNLLTQEPTESTNQFDYNKKLLNQIVIAESSKVYLVKEVAEINKNEVFKPYKDLCGKIAEVISEYNPKYKYPRSLSTTLIETSHHQQYFSINLPKLTDVSSKKELDFTSHFIQDFLFKILD; encoded by the coding sequence ATGGAATTTCAGGTAAAATTTGATATAAACGAAAAGATTTTCTTAAGAAATCCCGAAAACAGTGAGGTTGGGAGATTAATGGTAAAAAAGGCTATTGACCTTATTTACGAGCTGGGTTTTGAACAGTTTACTTTCAAAAAGCTGGCTATGGAAATCAATAGCACAGAGGCAACTATTTACAGGTACTTTGAAAACAAACACAGACTTCTGCTTTACATCCTTAATTGGTATTGGTCATATATGGAATTTTTAGTGACATTTAAACTGGAAAACGTCACAGATAAAAAGGAAAGATTAAAAATAATTGTAAATCTTTTGACTCAGGAACCCACAGAAAGTACCAATCAATTTGACTACAACAAAAAGTTGCTTAATCAAATCGTAATTGCAGAAAGTAGTAAAGTATATTTGGTAAAAGAAGTTGCAGAAATCAATAAGAATGAGGTGTTTAAACCTTATAAAGATCTCTGTGGAAAAATAGCTGAGGTAATTTCTGAATATAACCCAAAATATAAATACCCACGCTCTTTAAGTACAACGCTGATTGAAACTTCGCATCATCAGCAATATTTTAGTATTAATTTACCTAAACTTACCGATGTGTCATCAAAAAAAGAATTGGATTTTACCAGCCATTTTATTCAAGATTTTTTGTTTAAAATTTTAGATTAG
- the pta gene encoding phosphate acetyltransferase has protein sequence MSKAIYIATSDQNSGKSIITLGLMSILIGKTAKVGYFRPIIEDFVDGEQDNHIETVLSHFNLDIKFDDAYAITKSKLIKKKNKGKIGEVLDLIIEKYKKLEERFDFVLVEGTSFTGEGTSIELDLNVLIAKNLGIPTIIIGSGVGKTLEELLDSLYLVYDSFKVKEVEVLSVFANKVQPENIELVTKSLQKTLPSNVLINTIPLISSLNNPTMQEIVNELDAKVLFGENYLNNEIGHFSVGAMQLHNYLVHLHDNALVITPGDRSDIILGALQANESANYPTISGIILTGNILPEESILKLIEGLSAIVPIIAVDGGTYHITNKIGAIRSEIYANNTHKIETSITTFEKYVDNDALSERLITFVPEGMTPKMFQYNMVKRAKQHRKHIVLPEGNDDRIIIAASRLLDMDVVDISIIGDKKQIENKVTELGLTFDFSKVEIINPIESEFYEEYANTYYELRKAKNVSITMARDLMEDVSYFGTMMVYKGHADGMVSGAAHTTQHTILPALQFIKTKPNSSVVSSVFFMCLEDRVSVFGDCAINPNPTAEQLAEIAISSADSSSAFGIEPKIAMLSYSSGSSGKGDEVEKVRTATEIVKQKRPDLKIEGPIQYDAAVDRAVGKSKMPDSEVAGQASVLIFPDLNTGNNTYKAVQRETGALAIGPMLQGLNKPVNDLSRGCTVDDIINTVVITAIQAQGL, from the coding sequence ATGAGTAAAGCGATATACATTGCCACAAGCGACCAGAACAGCGGAAAATCAATCATAACACTCGGTCTGATGAGTATTTTAATTGGAAAAACCGCTAAAGTGGGTTATTTCAGACCAATTATTGAAGATTTTGTTGATGGAGAGCAGGACAATCACATTGAAACCGTCCTTTCACATTTTAATCTTGATATCAAATTTGATGATGCATATGCCATTACCAAAAGCAAACTGATCAAGAAAAAGAATAAAGGTAAAATTGGAGAAGTCCTGGATCTGATCATTGAAAAATATAAAAAACTCGAAGAACGTTTTGACTTTGTTTTGGTCGAGGGAACCAGTTTTACTGGTGAAGGAACTTCAATAGAATTAGATCTGAATGTTTTAATTGCTAAGAACCTTGGAATTCCTACGATTATAATTGGCTCGGGAGTTGGTAAAACATTAGAGGAATTACTAGATAGTTTATATCTGGTTTATGATTCTTTTAAAGTAAAAGAAGTTGAGGTTTTATCAGTTTTTGCTAATAAAGTTCAGCCTGAAAATATTGAACTGGTTACCAAGAGTCTCCAGAAAACACTCCCATCGAACGTGCTGATCAATACGATTCCGTTGATTTCAAGTTTGAACAATCCAACAATGCAGGAAATTGTCAATGAGCTGGATGCGAAGGTTTTATTTGGAGAAAATTATCTTAATAACGAGATTGGTCATTTTAGCGTTGGTGCTATGCAATTGCATAATTATCTTGTTCATCTGCATGACAATGCCCTTGTTATTACGCCAGGAGATCGTTCTGATATTATTTTGGGTGCGCTGCAGGCCAATGAATCAGCAAATTACCCTACTATTTCGGGGATTATCCTTACCGGAAACATCCTTCCGGAAGAAAGTATTTTAAAATTAATTGAAGGACTTTCTGCAATCGTTCCTATTATTGCGGTTGATGGCGGAACGTATCATATTACAAATAAAATCGGTGCGATTCGTTCTGAAATTTATGCCAACAACACACATAAAATTGAGACCTCAATTACAACATTCGAAAAATATGTTGACAATGATGCTTTATCCGAAAGATTAATCACTTTTGTGCCTGAAGGAATGACGCCAAAAATGTTTCAGTACAATATGGTTAAAAGAGCGAAACAGCATCGTAAACACATTGTACTTCCGGAAGGGAATGATGACAGGATTATTATTGCCGCTTCAAGATTATTGGATATGGATGTTGTTGATATTTCAATCATCGGAGATAAAAAACAAATTGAAAACAAAGTAACAGAACTAGGTTTAACGTTTGATTTTTCGAAAGTAGAGATCATAAATCCAATAGAATCTGAGTTTTATGAAGAGTATGCCAATACGTATTATGAGCTTAGAAAAGCCAAAAATGTGAGTATCACAATGGCAAGGGACTTAATGGAAGATGTTTCGTATTTTGGAACGATGATGGTGTACAAAGGTCACGCTGACGGAATGGTTTCAGGAGCGGCACATACAACACAGCATACTATTTTACCGGCATTGCAATTCATTAAAACGAAACCAAATTCATCTGTAGTTTCATCAGTATTTTTTATGTGTCTGGAAGACAGGGTTTCAGTTTTTGGAGATTGTGCCATCAATCCTAATCCAACCGCTGAACAATTGGCAGAAATAGCAATTTCATCAGCAGATTCAAGTTCAGCTTTCGGAATTGAACCCAAAATTGCGATGCTTTCCTATTCTTCCGGTTCATCAGGAAAAGGCGATGAGGTAGAAAAAGTCCGTACTGCAACAGAAATTGTAAAACAAAAACGTCCTGATTTAAAAATTGAAGGACCAATTCAGTATGACGCTGCTGTGGATCGTGCAGTAGGAAAAAGCAAAATGCCGGACTCTGAGGTAGCAGGACAGGCGAGTGTACTTATTTTTCCTGATTTAAATACTGGGAATAATACGTATAAAGCGGTTCAGAGAGAAACCGGGGCTTTGGCTATTGGTCCAATGCTTCAGGGATTAAATAAACCTGTAAACGATTTGAGCCGTGGCTGTACTGTTGATGATATTATAAATACAGTGGTTATTACGGCAATTCAGGCGCAGGGATTGTAA